A region of Carassius auratus strain Wakin chromosome 41, ASM336829v1, whole genome shotgun sequence DNA encodes the following proteins:
- the LOC113059534 gene encoding protein LYRIC-like isoform X1, which yields MAPGWQEIASQHVEQITGYVRETLSTGLVYLKSELGIDLGLNPDLCAPWLLLLTAWGALLLILILWVSVCRGLSKRLSETGDIADDTVPPQSVKKADEPRKRNRKKNAEKKAQRNGLAVELQEEAKVEDLQEPPEGKTDKAKKNKKKAKPPAKEKKPSTSLNGKEPNEGTWETKVSNREKRQQRRKDKAPGDGSDSPETTAASSAISTMEEIQTTPEEPEITIPTTVSTPPVQREVEVDPPEIEASFVRDTVVPQVIQSWQEVLAVDGSGWSDQGLQLPPQTASVQAENWTSMTVPTERQTSEPSVWPQDMEGSWTIVDGPHISVSFSGLTAVPELSWSAQPPVPLDDEWSGINSRSADQSCDWNAPSEEWGNYPGQQSVSAAPLEPPVTEVAQESDNEKDKDEAGAPGSGKSKKKKKKKKKVEDAGPSAQPQVKAEKEPSIATLAQSAAGNTARSRLDDTARAVPTAPVQTQQRMTGTEPTDKSAPGPAQKKMDDSKESLKQPVKKKKARRET from the exons ATGGCACCGGGTTGGCAAGAGATCGCTTCACAGCATGTGGAGCAGATAACGGGATATGTTAGAGAAACCCTGTCGACCGGCCTCGTCTATCTGAAGTCTGAGCTGGGAATAGATTTGGGCTTGAATCCTGATCTGTGTGCCCCATGGCTACTCCTTTTAACGGCCTGGGGGGCTCTACTTCTAATTCTGATTTTATGGGTCTCGGTCTGTCGTGGTTTATCAAAAAGACTTTCAGAGACAGGAGACATCGCCGACGACACGGTTCCACCTCAATCGGTGAAGAAGGCAGATGAGCCCCGAAAAAGGAACAGAAAGAAGAATGCTGAGAAG AAAGCCCAGAGGAACGGACTTGCTGTTGAACTACAGGAAGAGGCCAAAGTGGAGGACCTTCAAGAACCACCAGAAGGAAAGACTGACAAG GCAAAGAAGAATAAGAAAAAGGCAAAGCCTCCAGCAAAAGAGAAAAAACCATCTACATCTCTTAATGGCAAAGAACCAAATGAGG GTACCTGGGAGACCAAGGTCAGTAACCGTGAGAAACGGCAGCAGCGGCGGAAGGACAAGGCTCCAGGTGATGGGTCAGACAGCCCAGAAACAACCGCAGCTTCGAGTGCCATTAGTACCATGGAGGAAATCCAGACCACCCCAGAAGAACCAGAAATCACCATCCCCACCACTGTTTCAACACCTCCAGTCCAAAGAGAAGTGGAGG TGGACCCACCTGAAATTGAAGCAAGCTTTGTACGAGACACTGTTGTTCCTCAAG TGATTCAGAGTTGGCAGGAAGTGCTGGCTGTTGACGGTTCTGGCTGGAGTGATCAGGGCCTGCAGCTTCCTCCTCAGACGGCCAGTGTTCAGGCGGAGAACTGGACCAGCATGACTGTCCCAACTGAGCGTCAGACTAGTGAGCCCTCTGTCTGGCCCCAAGATATGGaag GTTCATGGACTATAGTGGATGGACCTCACATttcagtttcattcagtggctTGACTGCTG TGCCTGAACTGAGTTGGAGTGCTCAGCCTCCTGTGCCACTGGATGATGAGTGGTCCGGAATAA ACAGCAGATCTGCAGATCAATCGTGTGACTGGAACGCTCCGTCAGAGGAGTGGGGGAACTATCCCGGGCAGCAGTCTGTCAGCGCAGCGCCGCTGGAGCCACCGGTCACAGAAGTGGCACAG GAGTCTGATAACGAGAAAGATAAAGACGAAGCAGGTGCCCCTGGTAGCGGGAAatctaagaagaagaaaaagaagaagaagaaggtggAGGATGCTGGACCTTCTGCGCAG CCGCAGGTGAAGGCAGAGAAAGAGCCGAGCATCGCAACACTGGCACAGAGTGCAGCCGGAAACACAGCAAGG TCACGTTTGGACGACACGGCACGTGCTGTACCAACAGCTCCGGTACAGACGCAGCAGAGAATGACTGGAACTGAGCCGACTGACAAATCCGCTCCTGGACCAGCACAAA AAAAAATGGATGACAGCAAGGAGTCTTTGAAACAACCAGTCAAAAAGAAGAAGGCTAGAAGAGAGACTTAG
- the LOC113059534 gene encoding protein LYRIC-like isoform X2 → MAPGWQEIASQHVEQITGYVRETLSTGLVYLKSELGIDLGLNPDLCAPWLLLLTAWGALLLILILWVSVCRGLSKRLSETGDIADDTVPPQSVKKADEPRKRNRKKNAEKKAQRNGLAVELQEEAKVEDLQEPPEGKTDKAKKNKKKAKPPAKEKKPSTSLNGKEPNEGTWETKVSNREKRQQRRKDKAPGDGSDSPETTAASSAISTMEEIQTTPEEPEITIPTTVSTPPVQREVEVDPPEIEASFVRDTVVPQVIQSWQEVLAVDGSGWSDQGLQLPPQTASVQAENWTSMTVPTERQTSEPSVWPQDMEGSWTIVDGPHISVSFSGLTAVPELSWSAQPPVPLDDEWSGINSRSADQSCDWNAPSEEWGNYPGQQSVSAAPLEPPVTEVAQESDNEKDKDEAGAPGSGKSKKKKKKKKKVEDAGPSAQVKAEKEPSIATLAQSAAGNTARSRLDDTARAVPTAPVQTQQRMTGTEPTDKSAPGPAQKKMDDSKESLKQPVKKKKARRET, encoded by the exons ATGGCACCGGGTTGGCAAGAGATCGCTTCACAGCATGTGGAGCAGATAACGGGATATGTTAGAGAAACCCTGTCGACCGGCCTCGTCTATCTGAAGTCTGAGCTGGGAATAGATTTGGGCTTGAATCCTGATCTGTGTGCCCCATGGCTACTCCTTTTAACGGCCTGGGGGGCTCTACTTCTAATTCTGATTTTATGGGTCTCGGTCTGTCGTGGTTTATCAAAAAGACTTTCAGAGACAGGAGACATCGCCGACGACACGGTTCCACCTCAATCGGTGAAGAAGGCAGATGAGCCCCGAAAAAGGAACAGAAAGAAGAATGCTGAGAAG AAAGCCCAGAGGAACGGACTTGCTGTTGAACTACAGGAAGAGGCCAAAGTGGAGGACCTTCAAGAACCACCAGAAGGAAAGACTGACAAG GCAAAGAAGAATAAGAAAAAGGCAAAGCCTCCAGCAAAAGAGAAAAAACCATCTACATCTCTTAATGGCAAAGAACCAAATGAGG GTACCTGGGAGACCAAGGTCAGTAACCGTGAGAAACGGCAGCAGCGGCGGAAGGACAAGGCTCCAGGTGATGGGTCAGACAGCCCAGAAACAACCGCAGCTTCGAGTGCCATTAGTACCATGGAGGAAATCCAGACCACCCCAGAAGAACCAGAAATCACCATCCCCACCACTGTTTCAACACCTCCAGTCCAAAGAGAAGTGGAGG TGGACCCACCTGAAATTGAAGCAAGCTTTGTACGAGACACTGTTGTTCCTCAAG TGATTCAGAGTTGGCAGGAAGTGCTGGCTGTTGACGGTTCTGGCTGGAGTGATCAGGGCCTGCAGCTTCCTCCTCAGACGGCCAGTGTTCAGGCGGAGAACTGGACCAGCATGACTGTCCCAACTGAGCGTCAGACTAGTGAGCCCTCTGTCTGGCCCCAAGATATGGaag GTTCATGGACTATAGTGGATGGACCTCACATttcagtttcattcagtggctTGACTGCTG TGCCTGAACTGAGTTGGAGTGCTCAGCCTCCTGTGCCACTGGATGATGAGTGGTCCGGAATAA ACAGCAGATCTGCAGATCAATCGTGTGACTGGAACGCTCCGTCAGAGGAGTGGGGGAACTATCCCGGGCAGCAGTCTGTCAGCGCAGCGCCGCTGGAGCCACCGGTCACAGAAGTGGCACAG GAGTCTGATAACGAGAAAGATAAAGACGAAGCAGGTGCCCCTGGTAGCGGGAAatctaagaagaagaaaaagaagaagaagaaggtggAGGATGCTGGACCTTCTGCGCAG GTGAAGGCAGAGAAAGAGCCGAGCATCGCAACACTGGCACAGAGTGCAGCCGGAAACACAGCAAGG TCACGTTTGGACGACACGGCACGTGCTGTACCAACAGCTCCGGTACAGACGCAGCAGAGAATGACTGGAACTGAGCCGACTGACAAATCCGCTCCTGGACCAGCACAAA AAAAAATGGATGACAGCAAGGAGTCTTTGAAACAACCAGTCAAAAAGAAGAAGGCTAGAAGAGAGACTTAG
- the LOC113059549 gene encoding beta-1,4-galactosyltransferase 3-like yields MFTLQSKWRYLIMFLGVQLVVMALLSREGYQKRVSYFLRIFRKLDSATGHTVGVRNHTDVYANLSLLGPPLKKEDMAYCPNQSPLTGGPIHVTFHSGLTLAEVVRKNPLVVRGGRYRPPNCEARHRTAIIIPHRNREQHLKFLLYYLHPFLQRQQLNYGIYIIHQAGNYTFNRAKLMNVGFREAMREEDWDCLFFHDVDLIPEDDRNTYICDAHPKHAAIAMDKFGYKLPYKMYFGGVSAVTPVQYLKMNGFPNNYWGWGGEDDDIGVRVSLGGMLISRPSLKVGRYKMIKHKQDKGNEVNPKRFNMLAKTRHTWKQDGMNTLEYEIVSRDYQPLYTNITVNIGTEAGLHPPKKKAAS; encoded by the exons ATGTTCACACTGCAGTCCAAATGGCGCTACCTAATCATGTTCTTGGGCGTCCAGTTAGTGGTCATGGCTCTTCTTTCTAGGGAGGGCTACCAGAAAAGAGTGTCATATTTTTTACGGATTTTCCGAAAGCTGGATTCTGCGACTGGACACACAGTTGGTGTACGCAACCATACGGATGTTTACGCCAACCTCTCCCTTTTGGGCCCTCCTCTTAAAAAAGAGGACATGGCTTACTGCCCCAACCAGTCTCCTCTGACTG GTGGACCAATTCATGTCACTTTCCACTCTGGGCTTACGCTTGCTGAGGTGGTAAGAAAGAATCCACTTGTTGTCCGTGGAGGGCGTTATAGGCCGCCAAACTGTGAGGCTCGCCACCGCACTGCAATAATCATTCCCCACAGAAATAGGGAGCAACACCTCAAGTTCCTCCTGTACTATCTGCACCCCTTCCTACAGCGTCAGCAGCTCAACTATGGCATCTATATCATTCACCAG GCTGGAAATTACACCTTTAACCGAGCAAAGCTGATGAACGTGGGATTTCGCGAAGCCATGAGGGAAGAGGACTGGGATTGTCTCTTCTTTCATGACGTGGACCTCATTCCAGAGGACGACCGCAACACCTACATCTGTGACGCTCACCCCAAACACGCTGCCATTGCCATGGACAAATTTGGCTACAA GTTGCCTTATAAGATGTATTTTGGAGGAGTATCAGCTGTGACCCCAGTTCAGTACCTCAAAATGAATGGTTTCCCAAACAATTACTGGGGCTGGGGTGGTGAGGACGATGACATTGGTGTCCG GGTCTCACTTGGAGGAATGTTAATCAGTCGTCCGTCTCTAAAAGTGGGCCGGTATAAGATGATCAAACACAAGCAAGACAAAGGCAATGAAGTGAATCCCAAAAG GTTTAACATGTTGGCCAAGACCCGGCATACGTGGAAACAAGACGGTATGAATACGTTGGAGTATGAGATCGTATCCCGGGATTACCAGCCTCTTTACACCAACATCACGGTCAACATTGGCACCGAGGCAGGCCTGCACCCGCCTAAAAAAAAAGCTGCTTCTTAG
- the LOC113059544 gene encoding 26S proteasome regulatory subunit 6B yields the protein MEDGGVLVEKPQDDVPALMLNSRPQTGLSFLAPEPEDLEDLYSRYKKLQQELEFLEVQEEYIKDEQKNLKKEFLHAQEEVKRIQSIPLVIGQFLEAVDQNTAIVGSTTGSNYYVRILSTIDRELLKPNASVALHKHSNALVDVLPPEADSSIMMLSSDQKPDVMYADIGGMDIQKQEVREAVELPLTHFELYKQIGIDPPRGVLMYGPPGCGKTMLAKAVAHHTTAAFIRVVGSEFVQKYLGEGPRMVRDVFRLAKENAPAIIFIDEIDAIATKRFDAQTGADREVQRILLELLNQMDGFDQNVNVKVIMATNRADTLDPALLRPGRLDRKIEFPLPDRRQKRLVFSTITSKMNLSEEVDLEDYVARPDKITGADINSICQEAGMLAVRENRYIVLAKDFEKAYKTVIKKDEQEHEFYK from the exons ATGGAGGACGGCGGAGTGCTGGTTGAGAAACCTCAG GATGATGTGCCAGCCCTGATGCTGAATTCAAGGCCCCAGACCGGTTTGTCTTTCTTGGCTCCTGAACCAGAAGATCTGGAGGATCTTTACAGCAGATATAAg AAGTTGCAGCAGGAGCTGGAGTTTCTGGAGGTGCAGGAGGAATACATTAAAGATGAACAGAAGAATCTGAAAAAGGAGTTCCTTCATGCCCAAGAGGAGGTGAAGAGGATACAGAGCATCCCTCTGGTTATTGGGCAGTTCCTGGAAGCAGTCGACCAGAATACTGCCATTGTGGGCTCAACCACAG GCTCAAATTACTATGTTCGGATTCTGAGCACAATCGACAGAGAGCTGCTGAAGCCCAATGCCTCGGTTGCTCTGCACAAGCACAGCAATGCTCTGGTGGACGTTCTGCCTCCGGAGGCTGACAGCAGCATCATGATGCTTTCTTCAG ATCAGAAGCCAGATGTGATGTATGCAGACATCGGAGGAATGGACATCCAGAAACAGGAAGTGAGGGAGGCTGTGGAGCTCCCCCTCACACATTTTGAGCTCTATAAACAG ATTGGTATTGACCCACCCAGAGGAGTGCTCATGTATGGCCCTCCTGGATGTGGAAAGACCATGTTGGCAAAAGCTGTGGCTCATCATACCACAG CTGCCTTTATTCGTGTGGTGGGATCTGAGTTTGTGCAGAAGTATCTCGGAGAGGGTCCACGCATGGTGCGAGATGTCTTTCGACTGGCCAAAGAGAATGCTCCAGCCATTATCTTTATCGATGAGATTGATGCGATTGCTACGAAGCGCTTTGATGCACAGACTGGAG CTGATAGAGAAGTGCAGAGAATTCTGCTTGAGCTCCTCAATCAGATGGATGGGTTTGACCAGAATGTGAACGTGAAG GTTATCATGGCCACCAACAGGGCTGATACACTGGATCCAGCTCTGCTGCGTCCAGGTAGACTGGACCGTAAGATTGAGTTTCCTCTTCCTGACCGGCGACAGAAACGCCTGGTGTTCTCCACCATCACCAGCAAGATGAACCTCTCAGAGGAGGTTGACCTGGAGGACT ATGTTGCGAGGCCTGACAAGATCACTGGTGCAGATATCAACTCCATTTGCCAGGAG GCTGGTATGCTGGCTGTGCGTGAAAACCGTTACATTGTGCTGGCTAAGGACTTTGAGAAGGCTTACAAGACAGTTATCAAGAAAGACGAGCAGGAACATGAGTTCTACAAGTAG